In Nocardioides daphniae, the DNA window CTCGCTGTCGGTGGGGTCGACGAAGGAGCCGGTGTGGACGACGACGCCCTCGGCGCCGATCTCGGCGGCCCGGCGCAGGTTGTGGGCGAGGATCGCGACCGACTTCTCGTACGTCGCGGGCGTGGGGGAGCCGAGGTTCACCAGGTAGGGCGCGTGCACGAAGACGCGCATGCCGCGCTCGGCGGTGGCGTCGCGGAAGGCCGCGTCGACCCGCGGGTCGCCGGCCGAGTGGGCCCAGCCGCGCGGGTTGCCGAGGAAGACCTGGATCGTCTCCGCGCCCAGCTCGTCGGCGCTGGCCAGGGCGCCGGCGACCAGGCCCTTGCCGACCTGGACGTGGGTGCCGACGGGGTTGCGGAGGGCGGACTCGTCACGGGTGAGGGGGGAGGACTGCTGCACCGGACAACTCTAGGGCGGGGTCACGGTCAGGGCTCAGGGTGGGCCGCCCCAGCCCGGGCGAGGACCGGATCAGATCAGGAAGAGCGTGACCGTGGAGCCCTTGGGCACCATCTCGCCGGCGCCCGGGTCGCTGCTCAGCACGAAGCCCAGGCCGATGTACTGGCCGGACCGCTCGATCTTGACGGTGAAGCCGAGCGCCTCGAGCCGCTCCTTGGCGGCCTGCTGCCCCTGGGCGATGACGCGGGGCATCTGCACCAGCTCGGGGCCCTTGGAGACGACCAGCTTCACGGCGTCGCCCTTGTAGAGAGTTCCGGTGGTGGGGCTCTGGCTGATCACCACGCCCTCGGCCACGTCGTTGTCGAAGACCTCCTCGGTCTCCACCTCGAGCCCGGCCCCGCGCAGCGCCTTGGTGGCGGCGGCCGCCTTCTTGCCGGTCCAGTCGGTCAGCTCCACCGGCTCGCGGCCCTTGCTGACCACCACGTTGACCGCGTGTGCCGGGCGCAGCGTGGTGCCGGCCTTCGGGTTGCTGGAGATGACCTGCCCTCGGGCACGCTGTCGTGGTACTTGTCGACCTGACGGCCGAACTCGAGCTTCGTCTCCTCCAGCGCGCGCTGGGCGTCGTCGACCGACAGTCCGGCCAGCTTGGGCACGTCGTAGCGCTCGGGCCCCTGGGAGAGGGAGAGCGTGACGGTCTCACCGGGGAGCACCCGGTCGCCGGGGCCGGGGTCCGTGGCGACGACGTCGTCGACC includes these proteins:
- a CDS encoding PASTA domain-containing protein; this translates as MVVSKGREPVELTDWTGKKAAAATKALRGAGLEVETEEVFDNDVAEGVVISQSPTTGTLYKGDAVKLVVSKGPELVQMPRVIAQGQQAAKERLEALGFTVKIERSGQYIGLGFVLSSDPGAGEMVPKGSTVTLFLI